One genomic segment of Brassica napus cultivar Da-Ae chromosome A3, Da-Ae, whole genome shotgun sequence includes these proteins:
- the LOC106443871 gene encoding uncharacterized protein LOC106443871 has product MALEWVVLGYAAAAEAIMVVLLTMPGLDGLRKGLVGVTRNLLKPFLSIVPLCLFLLMDIYWKYETMPSCDGDSCTPSEHLRHQKSMMKSQRNALLIAAALVFYWILYSVTHLVVKIEQLNQRIERLKSKD; this is encoded by the coding sequence ATGGCTCTCGAATGGGTTGTGTTAGGCTACGCGGCGGCGGCTGAAGCGATCATGGTCGTCCTCCTGACGATGCCGGGGCTCGACGGACTCCGCAAGGGATTGGTCGGCGTCACGCGTAATCTCCTGAAACCGTTTCTATCGATAGTCCCTCTCTGCCTCTTCCTGTTGATGGACATCTACTGGAAGTACGAGACGATGCCTTCGTGCGACGGAGACTCCTGCACGCCGTCGGAGCACCTTCGTCACCAGAAATCGATGATGAAGTCGCAGCGAAACGCGCTTCTCATCGCGGCTGCGCTTGTGTTCTACTGGATACTCTACTCTGTTACTCATTTGGTGGTTAAGATCGAGCAGCTTAACCAGCGGATCGAGAGGCTCAAGAGCAAGGATTGA
- the LOC106438958 gene encoding late embryogenesis abundant protein At5g17165: MATRSKSFQLITGLKKHLVDSVFPRATASAPFTSRSYSSAYDKNVEDELQASAVPDDVIKPESEKYWSPHPQTGVFGPSTTEHSPAGEAARQDSAVLEETAWFRPTSLEDSDKSHHV, from the exons ATGGCAACCAGATCAAAGAGTTTTCAGTTGATCACCGGCTTAAAGAAGCACCTCGTTGACAGCGTCTTCCCACGCGCCACCGCGTCTGCTCCCTTCACTTCAAG GAGTTACTCCTCGGCGTATGACAAGAACGTGGAGGATGAATTGCAGGCAAGTGCAGTTCCGGATGATGTCATAAAGCCAGAGTCTGAGAAATATTGGTCTCCTCATCCTCAAACCGGAGTCTTTGGCCCCTCCACGACTGAGCACAGTCCAGCAGGGGAGGCTGCTCGCCAAGACTCGGCTGTGCTAGAGGAGACTGCTTGGTTTCGTCCCACAAGTCTAGAGGACTCGGACAAGTCTCACCATGTTTAA